The Coccidioides posadasii str. Silveira chromosome 3, complete sequence genome contains a region encoding:
- a CDS encoding uncharacterized protein (EggNog:ENOG410PZZK), protein MSSDDDKILRALNILLEASPDSLTRLRSRITETFRQINNKLTSRPPQAVALLDALSKKLGKVKEFLQRSEHEAVGFPFWTEIDPRLSDIRRLSNSSSDQEKFRAFLAVRSLALDQEAWQREKYGSSRVDDLAHNLSSSNDHCGYVREFCIVMKLGGVTASNGIKLGQKILVNERMFPRNSGSTALYAFFQDKFRRIPYERLTDLNEMLSAPDYDSIGCVAAEKTSYIKNAQHIYCGKKDKISSWRRKLTTYR, encoded by the coding sequence ATGTCCAGCGACGACGACAAAATTCTCCGGGCGTTAAATATCCTGCTGGAAGCTTCTCCAGACAGCCTTACACGTCTCCGCAGCCGTATTACCGAAACGTTTCGCCAGATCAACAACAAACTGACTTCTCGTCCGCCACAGGCGGTTGCACTTCTAGACGCCCTATCAAAAAAACTGGGAAAGGTTAAGGAGTTTCTTCAGAGAAGCGAACACGAAGCGGTCGGCTTTCCATTTTGGACTGAGATTGATCCTCGGTTGTCTGATATTAGACGGCTCTCGAACTCATCGAGTGACCAAGAGAAGTTTCGAGCCTTCCTCGCTGTACGGTCCCTGGCTCTCGATCAGGAAGCCTGGCAAAGAGAGAAGTACGGTTCTTCTCGAGTTGATGATCTAGCCCATAACCTATCGTCCTCCAACGATCATTGTGGTTACGTTCGAGAGTTCTGCATTGTCATGAAACTTGGAGGGGTGACTGCCTCTAATGGAATAAAATTGGGGCAAAAGATTCTCGTCAATGAACGCATGTTTCCTCGAAACTCTGGTTCAACTGCTCTCTATGCCTTTTTCCAGGATAAATTTCGACGAATTCCGTATGAAAGGTTAACGGACCTCAATGAGATGCTCAGCGCGCCGGACTACGATTCCATAGGCTGTGTTGCGGCGGAGAAGACATCTTACATTAAAAACGCTCAGCATATATATTGTGGTAAGAAAGACAAAATATCATCCTGGCGACGTAAATTGACAACATATAGATAA